In the genome of Deinococcus deserti VCD115, one region contains:
- a CDS encoding bifunctional rhamnulose-1-phosphate aldolase/short-chain dehydrogenase has translation MTTTQAKTTITNRWNDAEAPQSDGLAALTYRSNLLGADRTLVNIYGGNTSTKSVEKDHLGRDVTVLWVKGSGSDIASITEKGFAGLKLDEVLPLFDRPEMTDEDMTAYLERTTFEPGRPRQSIETLLHAFVPAKHVDHTHPDAIIAIACTPNGPDIMREIYGERAAWVDYIRPGFTLSQQIGAAVRNNPNLEAVVMGKHGLVTWGDTAKESYETTLRIIGEAQAYLDARQEAQPFGGQRVASLPEEAANTLLAAVLPVLRGAMKGARPVILNVDRSPEVMEFVNSKAAAELSQVGAACPDHLVHTKRTPLFLNWTPEQGKDALLTAARDGVEQFKAEYAAYFEENKGAGDVMFTPSPRVVLIPGLGMVNSGPDAQGADVSRQLYLRAIQVMKSASSLGGFVSLTAAESYAVEYWPLELYKLAQKPAPKVLEGHVALVTGAASGIGRAIARRLAQDGAHVVIADLNAEGGQQVAQEIIQERGYQRAASTGMNVTSEEQVQAAYQTAILQYGGVDIVVNNAGIASSAPIEETSLEMWNKNQSILSTGYFLVAREAFKVLKAQNTGGNLVFIGSKNSLAAGKNAAAYSTAKAAEIHLARCLAEEGGAHGIRVNSVLPDSVLSGSAIWDGKWRSERAATYGIREDQLEDFYRQRNTLKVNILPEDIAEATFYFATPAASKTTGGILTVDGGVPIAYVR, from the coding sequence ATGACCACCACCCAAGCCAAGACCACCATCACCAACCGCTGGAACGACGCTGAAGCTCCGCAGAGTGACGGCCTGGCCGCGCTGACCTACCGCTCCAACCTCCTCGGCGCCGACCGCACGCTGGTGAACATCTACGGCGGGAACACCAGCACCAAGAGCGTCGAGAAAGACCACCTCGGCCGGGACGTGACGGTGCTGTGGGTGAAGGGCAGCGGCTCCGACATCGCCAGCATCACCGAGAAGGGCTTCGCGGGGCTGAAGCTCGACGAGGTGCTCCCCTTATTTGACCGTCCGGAGATGACCGACGAGGACATGACCGCGTACCTCGAACGCACCACCTTCGAACCCGGTCGTCCACGCCAGAGCATCGAGACATTGCTGCACGCCTTCGTGCCCGCCAAGCACGTGGACCACACCCACCCGGACGCCATCATCGCCATTGCCTGCACCCCGAACGGCCCCGACATCATGCGCGAGATCTACGGCGAGCGGGCCGCCTGGGTGGACTACATCCGCCCCGGCTTCACCCTCAGTCAGCAGATCGGCGCGGCCGTACGCAACAACCCGAACCTGGAAGCGGTCGTTATGGGCAAGCATGGCCTGGTCACCTGGGGCGATACCGCGAAGGAGAGTTATGAAACGACCCTGCGCATCATCGGAGAAGCCCAGGCGTACCTGGACGCCCGTCAGGAAGCCCAGCCGTTCGGAGGCCAGCGGGTAGCCAGCCTGCCGGAAGAGGCAGCAAATACCCTGCTTGCCGCAGTGCTGCCCGTCCTGCGCGGCGCGATGAAGGGTGCCCGGCCCGTGATCCTGAACGTAGACCGCAGCCCGGAAGTGATGGAGTTCGTAAACTCCAAAGCTGCCGCGGAACTGTCTCAGGTGGGTGCGGCGTGCCCGGATCATCTGGTGCACACCAAACGCACCCCGCTCTTCCTGAACTGGACGCCCGAGCAGGGCAAGGACGCCCTCCTCACCGCCGCCAGGGACGGTGTCGAGCAGTTCAAAGCCGAGTACGCCGCGTACTTTGAAGAGAACAAAGGCGCAGGCGACGTGATGTTCACGCCCAGCCCCCGCGTGGTGCTGATCCCCGGGCTCGGCATGGTGAACAGCGGACCCGACGCGCAGGGCGCGGACGTTTCCCGGCAACTGTACCTGCGGGCCATTCAAGTGATGAAGAGTGCCAGCAGCCTCGGCGGGTTCGTCAGCCTTACGGCCGCCGAATCCTACGCGGTGGAGTACTGGCCGCTCGAACTGTACAAACTCGCACAGAAACCCGCCCCGAAGGTGCTGGAAGGTCACGTGGCCCTCGTGACCGGCGCGGCCAGCGGCATCGGACGCGCCATCGCGCGGCGCCTTGCACAGGACGGTGCACACGTCGTGATTGCCGACCTGAACGCTGAGGGAGGCCAGCAGGTCGCACAGGAAATTATTCAGGAACGCGGGTACCAGCGGGCGGCCAGTACCGGCATGAACGTCACCAGCGAGGAACAGGTGCAAGCCGCGTATCAGACGGCCATTCTCCAGTACGGCGGCGTGGATATCGTCGTAAACAACGCCGGCATCGCGTCCAGCGCCCCCATCGAGGAGACCAGCCTGGAGATGTGGAATAAAAACCAGAGCATCCTGTCTACCGGTTACTTTCTGGTAGCCCGCGAAGCGTTCAAGGTACTCAAGGCCCAGAACACCGGCGGGAACCTGGTGTTCATCGGCAGCAAGAACAGCCTGGCGGCCGGCAAGAACGCCGCGGCGTACAGTACCGCCAAAGCGGCGGAAATCCACCTGGCCCGCTGCCTTGCCGAAGAAGGCGGCGCTCACGGCATCCGGGTGAACAGCGTTCTGCCCGACAGCGTCCTGTCCGGCTCGGCCATCTGGGACGGGAAATGGCGCTCCGAGCGGGCCGCGACCTACGGCATCCGTGAGGATCAGCTAGAGGACTTCTACCGTCAGCGCAACACCCTCAAGGTCAACATCCTGCCTGAAGACATCGCAGAAGCCACGTTCTACTTCGCCACGCCCGCAGCGAGCAAAACGACTGGTGGCATCCTGACCGTCGATGGTGGCGTGCCGATCGCGTATGTCCGCTGA
- the rhaI gene encoding L-rhamnose isomerase codes for MNTSTLFQALDQQRIETPSWGYGNSGTRFKTFTSAGAARDVYEKIEDAAEVHRLTGIAPSVALHIPWDEVADYSELRRFAEGRGVALGAINPNVFQDDAYKLGSIAHPDAGVRAQAVDHLLDCVAIMKQTGSRDLSLWFADGTNYAGQDDLRARKRRVREALAQVHDALPEGSRMLVEYKLFEPAFYATDLFDWGAAYAHCLAIGEKAQVLVDLGHHAQSVNIEQIVAFLLDEGRLGGFHFNARRYADDDLIVGTTNPFELFCIYAELVAAQRSEDDLTRSTAQNTAYMIDQSHNIEPKVEAMVQSVLNCQDAYAKSLLIDRERLAAAQQTGDVLEAHRTLTDAFRTDVRPLLADWRRARGLPEDPIATHRASGYQQGAARKRGTASAGGGFPVKS; via the coding sequence ATGAACACCAGTACGCTCTTCCAGGCCCTCGACCAGCAACGCATCGAAACACCCTCCTGGGGGTACGGTAACAGCGGCACCCGCTTCAAGACGTTCACCTCTGCCGGCGCTGCCCGTGACGTGTACGAGAAGATTGAAGACGCCGCTGAAGTTCACCGCCTCACTGGCATCGCGCCTAGTGTGGCCCTGCACATTCCGTGGGATGAAGTGGCGGACTACAGCGAGCTGCGCCGGTTTGCGGAAGGACGCGGCGTCGCTCTTGGTGCCATCAACCCGAACGTCTTTCAGGACGATGCGTACAAACTCGGATCCATCGCCCATCCGGACGCTGGGGTCCGCGCGCAGGCAGTGGATCACCTGCTGGACTGCGTGGCGATCATGAAGCAGACTGGCTCCCGTGACCTGAGCCTGTGGTTCGCTGACGGCACCAACTACGCCGGCCAGGACGATCTTCGCGCCCGGAAACGTCGCGTTCGGGAAGCCCTCGCGCAGGTGCATGACGCGCTACCGGAAGGCAGCCGCATGCTGGTCGAATACAAACTGTTCGAACCTGCCTTCTACGCCACCGACCTGTTCGACTGGGGCGCCGCGTACGCGCACTGCCTGGCAATCGGTGAGAAGGCTCAGGTGCTCGTCGACCTGGGGCACCACGCGCAGAGCGTGAACATCGAGCAGATCGTCGCGTTCCTCCTCGACGAGGGCCGGCTGGGAGGCTTCCACTTCAATGCCCGCCGCTACGCGGACGATGACCTGATCGTTGGCACCACCAATCCATTCGAGCTGTTTTGCATCTACGCTGAACTTGTCGCGGCGCAGCGGTCAGAAGACGACCTGACGCGTTCCACCGCGCAGAACACTGCATACATGATCGACCAGAGCCACAACATCGAGCCGAAAGTCGAAGCCATGGTGCAGAGTGTTCTGAACTGCCAGGACGCGTACGCCAAATCCCTGCTGATCGACCGGGAACGCCTCGCAGCTGCGCAGCAGACCGGCGATGTCCTCGAGGCCCACCGCACGCTGACCGACGCCTTTCGCACTGACGTCCGCCCCCTGCTCGCAGACTGGCGGCGCGCACGCGGCCTGCCCGAAGATCCCATCGCCACGCACCGTGCCAGCGGGTACCAGCAGGGAGCCGCGCGGAAACGCGGCACCGCAAGCGCTGGTGGTGGATTTCCCGTCAAGAGCTGA
- a CDS encoding L-rhamnose mutarotase — protein MPTPAPPLHRVCFLLQVRPDRLTEYKTHHQAVWPDMLQALRETGWHNYSLFLRGDGLLVGYFETPDLAAAQQGMAGREVNARWQATMAPYFEALNGKNPDEGFLQLEEVFHLD, from the coding sequence ATGCCCACACCTGCACCGCCGCTCCACCGTGTCTGCTTTCTGTTGCAGGTACGCCCTGACCGCCTCACCGAGTACAAGACTCACCATCAGGCCGTGTGGCCGGACATGCTCCAGGCCCTGCGCGAGACCGGCTGGCACAACTACTCCCTTTTTCTGCGCGGCGACGGACTTCTGGTGGGCTACTTCGAAACGCCAGACCTGGCTGCGGCCCAACAAGGCATGGCTGGGCGCGAAGTGAACGCCCGCTGGCAGGCCACCATGGCTCCCTACTTTGAAGCCCTCAATGGAAAAAACCCTGACGAAGGCTTCTTGCAACTTGAGGAGGTCTTCCACCTTGACTGA
- a CDS encoding DeoR/GlpR family DNA-binding transcription regulator: protein MTTDTPKVSSERQHQILRRALADRVVKIKDLSAELGVHEMTVRRDIDQLAEQGLLERIHGGARIVEKTSEEVAHQLRATKNTEAKEAIARAALNLIEDGDVVALDASTTALALARLLHARNVSAIVSGLDAANVLAANGVPFLMVGGNFHAPARSFVGAFFMDTMTRLHPDKVFFSAKAFSPDTGFTDPHLPEVGAKQTLIRSAGTVIALLDSTKFERRALATIATLDEVDVLITDQTPSERTLSALEAADIQLTMTQETP from the coding sequence ATGACCACCGACACTCCAAAAGTGAGCAGTGAGCGCCAGCACCAGATCCTGCGCCGCGCACTGGCGGACCGCGTCGTGAAAATCAAGGATCTGTCCGCGGAGCTCGGAGTTCACGAGATGACTGTCCGGCGCGACATCGACCAGCTCGCCGAACAGGGCCTCCTCGAACGTATCCACGGCGGCGCGCGCATCGTCGAGAAAACCAGCGAGGAAGTCGCTCACCAGCTGCGCGCCACCAAGAACACCGAAGCCAAAGAAGCCATCGCCCGCGCCGCCCTGAACCTCATTGAGGACGGGGACGTCGTCGCCCTGGACGCCAGCACCACCGCCCTGGCGCTCGCCCGCCTTCTGCACGCCCGCAATGTCAGCGCCATTGTCAGCGGACTCGACGCCGCCAACGTTCTCGCCGCAAATGGCGTGCCGTTCCTGATGGTCGGCGGAAACTTCCACGCTCCCGCCCGTTCGTTCGTCGGCGCGTTCTTCATGGACACCATGACCCGCCTGCACCCCGACAAGGTCTTCTTCTCCGCCAAGGCCTTCTCGCCCGACACCGGCTTCACCGACCCTCACCTGCCGGAAGTGGGCGCCAAGCAGACGCTCATCCGGTCCGCCGGTACCGTCATCGCCCTGCTGGACAGCACCAAGTTCGAGCGGCGCGCCCTGGCCACCATCGCCACCCTCGATGAAGTTGACGTACTGATCACGGACCAGACGCCCTCCGAACGAACCCTGAGCGCCCTTGAAGCCGCCGACATCCAGCTCACCATGACGCAGGAGACACCATGA